The following DNA comes from bacterium.
CATTATGGCAACTAAACTTGAAGCAAATAGGGATCTGGGATTTGTAGGACAGATCATCAAAATACAGCCGGAAAAATTGGATGAGCTCTGTAATCATGGCATTATTCCTGTAATAGCGCCTCTTGGGCTTGGTGAAAATGGAGAAACCTACAATATAAATGCTGATACCGCTGCCTCAGAAATTGCAGCAGCTACCAGAGCTGAAAAACTGGTTTTATTAACTAATGTTCCCGGAATATTAAAGGATAAATCTGATATGGAATCAATAATGTCTACGCTTAAGGTATCTGAAATTAAGGTACTTAAAAAAAGAGGCATAATTACAGGAGGAATGATACCAAAAATACATGCATGTGAGAAAGCACTGAACGCAGGTGTTAAAAAATCGCATATCATTGACGGCAGAATCCTGCATTCTTTGTTATTGGAAATATTTACTGATAAAGGCATAGGAACAGAGCTTATAAAAAATTAATTTTCAATTTTAAATTTTTAATTATGGATACTGCTGAAATTATAAAGTTAAGTAAAAGATACATAATGAATACATATGGTGGGCGTTCCATTGCCCTCGTAAAAGGGAAAGGGATGTACGTCTGGGATGCTGATGGAAAGAACTATTTAGATTTTCTTGCAGGGATTGCAGTTAATACGTTAGGACACTGTCATCCGGAAATTATAAAAACTGTTAAAAAACAAGTTTCCACTTTGATTCATGTATCAAATCTCTATCATATTGCTCAACAGGCAGAACTTGCAGAATTACTCGTTAAACATTCTTTTAAGGGCAAGTGCTTCTTCTGTAATAGCGGAGCAGAAGCAAATGAAGCTGCTATAAAGCTTGCAAGAAAATCAACAAAACCGGAAAGATTCGAAATAATTACAATGACTGGATCCTTTCACGGGAGAACCTTGGCAACTATTACAGCAACAGATAATGCAAAATATCAGAAAGGTATTAGTCCTCTGCCAGCTGGATTTAAACGTGCTGTTTTTAATGATATAGGAAGTGTTAAAAAGTGTATCGGCGATAGAACTTGTGCAATTATGATTGAGCCTGTTCAGGGAGAAAGTGGTATTCATATAGCAAAAAAAGATTTTATAACTGAGTTAAGAAAA
Coding sequences within:
- the argB gene encoding acetylglutamate kinase; translated protein: MEKLIEKAKVLIEALPYIKKFHGKKIVIKYGGSAMEHEEIKKAIMQDIVFMKYVGMNPIIIHGGGNAITEALKKMGKKSQFVDGLRVTDKETIRVVEQVLVEKVNKEIVSLINELGGNALGINGKSESLIMATKLEANRDLGFVGQIIKIQPEKLDELCNHGIIPVIAPLGLGENGETYNINADTAASEIAAATRAEKLVLLTNVPGILKDKSDMESIMSTLKVSEIKVLKKRGIITGGMIPKIHACEKALNAGVKKSHIIDGRILHSLLLEIFTDKGIGTELIKN
- a CDS encoding aspartate aminotransferase family protein translates to MDTAEIIKLSKRYIMNTYGGRSIALVKGKGMYVWDADGKNYLDFLAGIAVNTLGHCHPEIIKTVKKQVSTLIHVSNLYHIAQQAELAELLVKHSFKGKCFFCNSGAEANEAAIKLARKSTKPERFEIITMTGSFHGRTLATITATDNAKYQKGISPLPAGFKRAVFNDIGSVKKCIGDRTCAIMIEPVQGESGIHIAKKDFITELRKLCDEKKILLIFDEVQCGLGRTGKLFAYENYNVEPDMITLAKSLGSGLPIGALIAKDKTSSGFGPGDHASTFGGNPLCCATALTTLKIILRDNLSQHALEMGDYFKNKLEALKKKYCFIKQVRGIGLMTGVELDFECKEIVEKCQKAGLLINCTSGNVLRFLPPLIVPEKEIDKAVNILDKVCSSTSLRGA